In Chryseobacterium gotjawalense, the following are encoded in one genomic region:
- a CDS encoding zinc-dependent alcohol dehydrogenase family protein translates to MKALVFKGPGQKDLVDCPMPVIKESTDVIVKMVKSTICGTDLHILKGDVPEVTPGRILGHEGIGIVEEVGSSVISFKKGDKVLISCITSCGKCENCKKQLYAHCSDGGWILGHLIDGTQAEYVRIPHGDNSLYPLPADMNEEGAVMLSDILPTGFEIGVLNGKVSPGDTVAIVGAGPIGFAALLTAQFFAPSKIIMIDLDQERLELSKSFGATDIINSGDGNAVEALKKIVGEQGVDVAIEAVGIPATFDICQKILKPGAHLANVGVHGKPVELHIEQLWIRNVTITMGLVCTNTTPMLLKNVESKRLQPEKLITHRFDFKDMIRAYEVFGNAAKEKALKVIINFN, encoded by the coding sequence ATGAAAGCTTTAGTATTTAAAGGACCCGGACAAAAAGACCTCGTCGATTGTCCGATGCCGGTGATAAAAGAATCAACCGACGTGATTGTAAAAATGGTAAAATCTACCATTTGCGGAACAGACCTTCATATTTTAAAAGGCGATGTTCCTGAAGTAACTCCGGGAAGAATCCTGGGACATGAAGGAATTGGTATTGTAGAAGAAGTCGGAAGTTCCGTCATCAGCTTCAAAAAAGGAGATAAAGTATTGATTTCCTGCATTACCTCCTGCGGAAAATGCGAGAACTGTAAAAAACAACTCTATGCCCACTGTTCTGATGGTGGCTGGATTTTAGGACATTTAATCGACGGAACTCAGGCGGAATATGTACGGATTCCTCACGGTGACAATTCGCTTTATCCTTTGCCAGCAGATATGAATGAAGAAGGAGCAGTAATGCTGAGTGATATCTTACCCACCGGTTTTGAAATCGGCGTACTGAACGGAAAAGTAAGTCCCGGCGATACCGTGGCTATTGTTGGTGCAGGACCTATCGGATTTGCAGCACTGCTGACGGCTCAGTTTTTTGCTCCTTCAAAAATCATTATGATTGATTTGGACCAGGAAAGACTGGAACTTTCAAAAAGTTTTGGTGCTACCGATATTATTAACAGCGGAGACGGTAATGCCGTAGAAGCCTTGAAAAAAATAGTAGGCGAACAGGGAGTTGATGTCGCCATAGAAGCAGTGGGAATCCCGGCTACGTTTGACATTTGTCAGAAAATCCTGAAACCCGGTGCTCACCTCGCGAACGTAGGCGTACACGGAAAACCTGTGGAATTGCATATCGAACAACTGTGGATCAGAAACGTAACGATTACCATGGGACTGGTTTGTACCAATACGACACCGATGCTTCTGAAAAATGTAGAAAGTAAAAGACTGCAGCCCGAAAAACTCATTACCCACCGTTTCGATTTCAAAGACATGATCCGCGCGTATGAAGTGTTCGGTAATGCCGCAAAAGAAAAAGCACTGAAAGTTATTATTAATTTCAACTGA
- the def gene encoding peptide deformylase, with product MILPIRAFGDAVLRKHCHEINKDYPELKSLLDNMFETMLSANGIGLAAPQIGLDIRLFVVDVSPLAEDEDYADIADELKDFRKVFINAKILEESGEEWKFNEGCLSIPDIREDVKRKETILIEYYDENFVKHTDTFSDMRARVIQHEYDHIEGILFTDHLSSLKKKLVKGKLLKISHGDVSVTYKMRFPK from the coding sequence ATGATATTACCGATAAGAGCATTTGGAGATGCTGTATTAAGAAAACATTGTCACGAAATTAACAAAGATTATCCGGAGCTGAAATCCTTATTGGATAATATGTTCGAAACCATGCTCAGCGCAAACGGCATAGGTTTGGCAGCACCACAGATTGGTTTGGATATCCGCCTTTTTGTAGTAGATGTTTCTCCGTTGGCAGAAGATGAGGATTATGCAGATATTGCCGATGAACTGAAGGATTTCAGAAAGGTTTTCATCAACGCGAAAATTCTGGAAGAAAGTGGCGAAGAATGGAAATTCAATGAAGGTTGTCTGTCCATTCCCGATATACGTGAGGATGTGAAAAGAAAAGAAACCATCCTGATTGAATATTATGACGAAAACTTCGTTAAACATACCGACACTTTTTCAGACATGAGAGCGCGCGTAATTCAGCATGAATATGATCATATTGAAGGAATTCTTTTTACCGATCATTTGAGTTCATTAAAGAAAAAATTAGTCAAAGGGAAACTGTTGAAGATTTCCCATGGGGACGTGTCCGTGACTTATAAAATGAGATTTCCCAAGTAA
- a CDS encoding ABC transporter ATP-binding protein — protein sequence MKTIKMNPENPNTAITAENITKSFGDFVAVDHISFEVKKGEIFGFLGANGAGKTTAMRMFCGLSVPTSGNATVAGFDIYRDTEKIKRNIGYMSQKFSLYGNLTVKENLEFFGGIYGIPRKELKTKSAELIRKLGLEEEKNKLVSQLPLGWKQKLAFSVSIFHQPEIVFLDEPTGGVDPVTRRQFWSMIYEAADRGITIFVTTHYMDEAEYCDRVSIMVDGKIAALDTPSHLKKQFNAVTMDDVFYELARGAQRTE from the coding sequence ATGAAAACCATTAAAATGAATCCTGAAAATCCAAATACCGCCATCACTGCTGAAAACATCACCAAATCGTTCGGTGATTTCGTGGCGGTTGACCACATCAGTTTTGAAGTAAAAAAAGGAGAAATTTTTGGTTTCCTCGGAGCGAACGGTGCCGGAAAAACAACCGCGATGAGAATGTTCTGCGGACTTTCTGTTCCTACTTCCGGAAATGCAACGGTTGCCGGTTTTGATATTTATCGCGATACAGAAAAAATCAAAAGAAATATCGGCTACATGAGCCAGAAATTTTCACTCTACGGCAATCTGACCGTTAAAGAAAATCTGGAGTTTTTCGGGGGAATTTATGGAATTCCAAGAAAAGAACTGAAAACAAAAAGTGCAGAACTCATCCGGAAATTGGGGCTGGAAGAGGAAAAGAACAAACTGGTATCGCAGCTTCCTCTAGGTTGGAAACAGAAACTGGCATTCTCTGTCTCCATCTTTCATCAACCTGAAATTGTGTTTTTAGATGAACCCACAGGCGGCGTTGATCCTGTAACACGGAGACAGTTCTGGAGCATGATTTATGAAGCGGCTGACCGTGGAATCACCATTTTCGTAACCACCCATTATATGGATGAAGCAGAATATTGCGACCGCGTCTCTATCATGGTCGATGGAAAAATTGCCGCACTGGATACGCCATCCCATCTGAAAAAACAGTTTAATGCAGTAACGATGGATGACGTTTTTTATGAACTGGCGCGTGGCGCGCAACGGACTGAATAA
- a CDS encoding DUF5606 family protein — protein MKLEKIISISGKPGLYKLISQLKNGFIIEDVLTKKKVSISNSSQVSLLDNIAMFTKDNEIPLFEVFENLAKNEDYKETISHKSSEEDLRALMSTSLPNYDKERVYVSDIKKLAQWYNILHKAGYITPDSFVKPEVEAEEEPAIAEKKETKKAAPKTEKATTPKAKASTSSAKSAPKSTHRKMG, from the coding sequence ATGAAGTTAGAGAAAATAATATCAATTTCCGGGAAACCAGGACTTTACAAATTGATTTCGCAGTTGAAAAACGGATTTATCATCGAAGATGTGCTGACCAAGAAAAAAGTCAGTATTTCTAATTCTTCACAAGTAAGCTTGCTCGATAATATCGCGATGTTTACGAAAGACAATGAAATTCCTTTGTTTGAGGTTTTCGAAAACTTAGCAAAAAACGAAGATTATAAAGAAACGATTTCTCATAAATCTTCCGAAGAGGATTTGCGAGCATTGATGTCTACATCTCTGCCCAATTATGACAAGGAAAGAGTATATGTTTCCGACATCAAAAAATTGGCTCAATGGTATAATATCCTTCACAAAGCGGGATATATTACGCCGGACAGTTTTGTTAAACCAGAGGTCGAGGCCGAAGAAGAACCGGCAATCGCAGAAAAAAAGGAAACTAAAAAAGCAGCTCCAAAAACAGAGAAAGCAACCACTCCAAAAGCGAAAGCTTCTACTTCATCAGCCAAATCAGCGCCGAAAAGTACACACCGAAAAATGGGATAA
- a CDS encoding ABC transporter permease translates to MNQLLTFVQKEFYHVLRDKRTLLILFGMPVVQVLLFGFALSTEVKNTKIGVLDQDKTQISAELISKINANQYFDVDKYLKSIDQAENAFKGGEIKMILVIPQQFTENLILGKKTQLQLITDGTDINLANQIYNFMSNILMDYNGQQTLQNVSGVQPEIRMLYNPQLKGAPNFVPGVMALILLIICVLMTAVAIVREKESGTMEVLLVSPMKPSTIILAKAIPYFILSMVILISIMILSVTLLDLPIKGNLILLFLVSTIFIITNLLLGILISILTDTQQVAMLISLVGTMLPTLMLSGFMFPVENMPVPLQLISNLIPAKWYYEIVKNVMIKGTGLEVIWKQTLILLAMMALLFVIAVKKFKIRLE, encoded by the coding sequence ATGAACCAACTCCTCACATTTGTACAAAAAGAATTTTATCATGTGTTACGTGATAAAAGAACTTTGCTTATTCTTTTCGGGATGCCGGTCGTGCAGGTTCTGCTCTTCGGTTTCGCCCTAAGTACGGAGGTTAAAAACACAAAAATCGGAGTTCTCGATCAGGACAAGACCCAAATCTCCGCCGAGCTGATCTCGAAAATAAATGCCAACCAATATTTCGATGTCGATAAATATTTGAAATCCATCGATCAGGCCGAAAATGCTTTTAAAGGTGGAGAAATAAAAATGATTCTGGTTATCCCACAGCAGTTTACGGAAAATTTAATCTTAGGAAAAAAAACACAGCTCCAACTGATTACCGACGGAACCGACATCAATCTCGCCAATCAGATTTACAATTTCATGTCCAATATTTTAATGGATTATAATGGTCAACAAACCTTGCAAAATGTTTCCGGTGTGCAGCCTGAAATACGGATGCTCTACAATCCTCAACTTAAAGGGGCACCCAATTTCGTTCCCGGCGTCATGGCCTTAATTCTTCTCATTATCTGCGTATTAATGACCGCCGTTGCCATCGTACGCGAAAAAGAATCGGGAACCATGGAGGTTCTTTTGGTATCGCCTATGAAACCATCCACCATCATTCTGGCCAAGGCGATTCCGTACTTTATATTGTCGATGGTTATTCTTATTTCCATCATGATTTTAAGTGTGACCCTACTCGATTTACCCATCAAAGGAAACCTGATCCTGCTTTTTCTGGTCAGTACGATATTCATTATCACCAATCTGTTACTCGGGATTTTAATTTCAATTTTAACCGATACGCAACAGGTCGCCATGCTGATTTCCCTCGTCGGAACCATGCTTCCCACTTTAATGCTGAGTGGTTTTATGTTCCCCGTCGAAAACATGCCGGTTCCGCTGCAGCTCATCAGCAACCTCATCCCGGCAAAATGGTATTATGAAATCGTAAAAAACGTGATGATCAAAGGCACCGGCCTGGAAGTCATCTGGAAACAGACACTGATCCTTTTAGCAATGATGGCGCTCTTGTTCGTCATCGCTGTGAAAAAATTTAAAATACGATTGGAGTAA
- a CDS encoding HlyD family secretion protein, whose product MKKYIFLITALTLFSCRNVDHKYDASGTFEADEVMVSAKANGTITRLNVEEGQQLTKNQNVGEIDPKSVELQKAQVIASLDAIGEKTNSAVPQIQVLQSQYHSQNANISVLKEQLQNAVRERNRTANLVREDAATRKQLDDANGLTDVIQKQIAAAQTQLTTLNQQISAAKENVAIQNRAVLSERKPTEKKVEQIDELLKNNTIVSPISGMVLTKYSSEGEFATVGKPIFKMAGLDLMTLKTFITGDQLPKIKTGQQVKVLLDKGDGKTSEVPGTVYWISSKAEFTPKTIQTKNERANLVYAVKVHVKNDGYLKIGMYADVKF is encoded by the coding sequence ATGAAAAAATATATTTTCTTAATAACTGCTCTCACGCTCTTTTCCTGCAGGAATGTAGATCATAAGTACGATGCTTCGGGCACTTTCGAGGCCGATGAAGTCATGGTCAGTGCCAAAGCCAATGGCACCATCACCCGACTGAATGTGGAAGAAGGCCAACAGCTTACCAAAAATCAAAACGTTGGGGAAATCGATCCGAAATCGGTCGAATTACAGAAAGCGCAGGTTATCGCAAGTCTCGATGCAATCGGGGAAAAAACCAATTCGGCAGTTCCTCAGATTCAGGTTTTACAGTCGCAGTATCATTCTCAAAATGCCAATATTTCGGTATTAAAGGAACAGTTGCAAAACGCAGTCAGAGAGCGAAACAGAACAGCGAATCTTGTCCGTGAAGATGCGGCAACCAGAAAACAACTCGACGATGCAAACGGGCTCACCGATGTTATTCAAAAACAAATTGCAGCAGCACAAACTCAACTGACAACGCTCAATCAACAAATCTCCGCAGCTAAAGAAAATGTTGCCATTCAAAACAGAGCAGTTTTAAGTGAAAGAAAACCAACAGAAAAAAAAGTTGAACAGATCGATGAACTGCTGAAAAACAACACCATTGTAAGTCCCATTTCCGGAATGGTTCTGACGAAATATTCCAGTGAAGGTGAGTTTGCCACGGTGGGAAAACCAATTTTCAAAATGGCCGGTCTCGACCTGATGACTTTAAAAACATTTATCACCGGCGATCAGTTGCCAAAAATAAAAACCGGTCAGCAAGTCAAAGTCTTACTCGACAAAGGCGACGGAAAAACCAGCGAAGTTCCCGGAACCGTTTACTGGATAAGTTCCAAAGCCGAGTTTACGCCAAAAACAATTCAAACCAAAAACGAAAGAGCGAACTTGGTTTATGCCGTAAAAGTTCATGTAAAAAATGATGGTTATCTAAAAATCGGAATGTACGCCGACGTGAAGTTTTAA
- a CDS encoding ABC transporter ATP-binding protein, translated as MKSITVNNLVKTYGKGKEKILAVDDVSFGVDHGEIFGLIGPDGAGKTSIFRMLTTLLLPNSGSATIEDFDMVKDYKKIRNILGYMPGKFSLYQDLTVEENLKFFASVFNSTIEENYGLIKDIYIQIEPFKTRRAGQLSGGMKQKLALCCALIHKPKVLFLDEPTTGVDPVSRKEFWEMLKRLQTQGITMVVATPYMDEASLCDRIALMQNGKILSIATPENISNSYPDLLFEVKAGRTSEVLKALENFKQKKNAYAFGEFVHLSADQNSKFEIGSIYQFLKNKGFENIEVTAIKANTEDSFIQLLSNENH; from the coding sequence ATGAAATCAATCACCGTCAATAACCTCGTAAAAACCTACGGCAAAGGAAAAGAAAAAATCCTTGCGGTTGACGACGTGAGCTTCGGCGTTGACCACGGCGAAATATTCGGATTGATCGGTCCCGATGGTGCCGGCAAAACTTCCATATTCAGAATGCTGACCACGCTTCTTTTGCCCAACTCCGGTTCTGCAACCATTGAGGATTTTGACATGGTAAAAGATTATAAAAAAATCAGAAATATCCTGGGATATATGCCCGGAAAATTTTCGCTCTATCAGGATTTAACCGTTGAAGAAAATCTGAAATTTTTCGCCAGCGTTTTCAATTCAACCATCGAAGAAAACTACGGTTTAATCAAAGATATTTATATTCAGATCGAACCTTTTAAAACCCGGAGAGCCGGACAATTATCGGGCGGTATGAAACAGAAACTCGCCTTGTGTTGCGCCCTAATTCACAAACCGAAAGTTTTATTTCTCGATGAACCTACGACCGGAGTTGATCCCGTTTCGCGAAAAGAATTCTGGGAAATGCTCAAACGTCTGCAAACGCAGGGAATCACCATGGTCGTCGCTACGCCTTATATGGATGAAGCTTCTCTCTGCGACCGAATCGCTTTAATGCAAAACGGAAAAATCCTGTCCATTGCAACGCCTGAAAACATCAGCAACTCCTACCCTGACTTATTATTTGAAGTAAAAGCGGGCCGGACTTCTGAAGTTTTAAAAGCGCTGGAAAATTTCAAACAGAAAAAAAACGCCTATGCATTTGGTGAATTCGTGCATTTAAGCGCAGACCAGAACAGCAAGTTCGAAATCGGTTCCATCTATCAATTTTTAAAAAATAAAGGATTTGAAAATATAGAAGTCACAGCCATAAAAGCAAATACCGAAGACAGTTTCATACAGCTTCTTTCAAATGAAAACCATTAA
- the ruvX gene encoding Holliday junction resolvase RuvX, translating into MSQILAIDYGKARCGIAVTDDMQIIASGLDTVATKDVFLFLKKYFSENKVEQIVVGLPTDLKGNLNEVEVHILKFIEKFKTEFPTIEVDRFDERFTSKMASFFISQSGKTKKKREEKGLIDKISATIILQNYLEQKQK; encoded by the coding sequence ATGTCACAAATTTTAGCAATTGATTATGGAAAAGCCCGGTGCGGTATTGCGGTCACCGATGATATGCAAATCATTGCCAGTGGTTTGGATACTGTTGCCACCAAAGATGTTTTTTTATTTTTAAAAAAGTATTTTAGTGAAAACAAGGTAGAGCAAATCGTAGTAGGACTTCCCACTGATTTAAAAGGAAATTTAAATGAAGTGGAAGTTCATATTTTGAAATTTATAGAAAAATTCAAAACCGAATTTCCGACCATTGAAGTAGATCGTTTTGATGAACGTTTTACCTCAAAAATGGCTTCTTTTTTTATCTCACAAAGTGGAAAGACGAAGAAGAAAAGAGAAGAAAAAGGATTGATTGATAAAATAAGTGCAACCATTATATTGCAAAATTATTTAGAACAGAAACAGAAATGA
- a CDS encoding TolC family protein, with protein MRILKYLLLFLFVSVNAQTLTLEECYGLAKQNYPLIKRNNLIAKTKEYNLQNAAKGWLPQIQITGQATYQNDVTQLPIQIPNFTINRVSKDQYKVYADVQQNMYDGGMIANQKKMAIVNSDIELQKTEVEIDQLEVRINQIYFGILQTDEQIQQTELTKSDLLNGLKKAEAQLQNGAIYRSNVDVLKAQLINLEQKQLELQSMKKSFLQMLSLFIQKKLDENTELQRPQKILIPEQNKRAELKLFDLQKLALEDQKSLINSKNTPKLGAFFQGGYGKPGFNMLKNEFDIFYIGGLRLNIPISGFYTRKNDLALIQNRQQEIDVQKENFLFNLQFETIQNNNDLDKIQEFINKDDELIILRESIKKASLAQLANGVITTSDYLREVNELDRAKNQKITHEIQYLLTQYNLKAHLNQ; from the coding sequence ATGAGAATTTTAAAATATCTATTGCTCTTCCTTTTCGTTTCGGTTAATGCCCAGACATTGACTTTGGAAGAATGTTACGGTTTGGCGAAACAAAATTATCCGCTCATCAAAAGAAATAATTTAATTGCCAAAACAAAGGAATACAATCTGCAGAATGCCGCAAAAGGCTGGCTTCCACAAATCCAGATAACCGGACAGGCTACTTATCAGAATGATGTTACGCAATTGCCCATTCAAATTCCTAATTTCACCATTAATCGAGTCAGTAAAGACCAATATAAAGTGTACGCAGATGTTCAGCAAAATATGTACGACGGCGGAATGATTGCCAATCAAAAGAAAATGGCTATCGTAAATTCAGACATCGAATTGCAGAAAACCGAAGTCGAAATTGATCAATTGGAAGTAAGAATCAACCAGATTTATTTCGGAATTCTACAAACCGACGAACAAATCCAGCAAACAGAACTCACAAAATCCGACCTTTTAAACGGATTAAAAAAAGCAGAAGCACAACTGCAGAATGGTGCTATCTATAGAAGTAACGTGGATGTTCTGAAAGCTCAACTCATCAATTTGGAACAGAAACAGTTGGAACTTCAAAGTATGAAAAAAAGTTTCTTACAGATGCTTTCCCTTTTTATTCAAAAAAAACTAGACGAAAATACTGAACTACAAAGACCGCAAAAAATCCTCATCCCTGAACAGAATAAACGCGCAGAACTAAAACTTTTCGATTTGCAGAAACTGGCTTTAGAAGACCAAAAATCATTGATTAATTCTAAAAACACACCGAAGTTAGGCGCATTTTTCCAGGGCGGTTACGGAAAACCGGGTTTCAATATGCTGAAAAATGAATTCGATATTTTCTATATCGGCGGTTTGCGTTTGAATATTCCCATCTCGGGATTTTATACCCGGAAAAACGATTTGGCTTTAATCCAAAACCGACAACAGGAAATCGACGTACAGAAAGAAAACTTCCTTTTCAATCTCCAGTTCGAAACCATTCAGAACAATAACGATCTGGATAAAATCCAGGAGTTTATTAATAAGGACGATGAACTCATCATCCTGCGCGAAAGCATTAAAAAAGCTTCTTTGGCTCAGCTTGCAAACGGCGTTATCACAACAAGCGATTATCTGCGGGAAGTCAATGAACTCGACCGCGCTAAAAACCAGAAAATCACTCACGAAATCCAATATCTCTTAACGCAGTACAATCTGAAAGCGCATCTTAATCAATGA
- a CDS encoding ABC transporter permease yields the protein MFRTLGILIKKEFLQIFRNKAILAVIFVMPVIQLVILPLAASYEIKNIKIAVVDHDKSTFSRELIRKITASGYFEIINYGESYMQAFQEIETDKVDLILEIPNNFEKNLVRENNEKVLLAINAINGTKAGLSASYLAQILQNYNRQIQVELAPETENITKTSGLEIVPQFWFNENYNYRLSLVPGILAFLITLISGYLTALNIVQEKENGTIEQINVSPVTKTDFIMGKLIPFWLLAMLAFTIGLLVTILVYGIQMQGSFLLLYGFVAVYLIAILGLGLLVSVYSETQQQAMFVVFFFMMIFVLMSGLFTPVESMTDWAKYIAYANPVTYGVDAIRLIILKNSSFKDLLPHFGFITGLAIVVISWAVLRYRKTN from the coding sequence ATGTTCAGAACTTTAGGCATATTAATCAAAAAAGAATTCCTGCAGATTTTCAGGAACAAAGCAATCCTGGCCGTGATTTTTGTGATGCCGGTTATTCAGCTCGTGATTCTTCCTTTGGCGGCGAGCTATGAAATTAAAAATATAAAAATTGCAGTTGTTGATCATGACAAATCCACTTTTTCCAGAGAACTCATCCGGAAGATTACCGCTTCAGGGTATTTTGAAATCATCAATTACGGTGAAAGTTATATGCAGGCTTTTCAGGAAATTGAAACCGATAAAGTCGATTTAATTTTAGAAATCCCAAACAATTTCGAAAAAAATCTGGTTCGTGAAAACAACGAAAAAGTACTGCTCGCCATCAACGCCATCAATGGGACAAAGGCAGGACTTTCTGCCAGTTATCTTGCGCAGATTCTACAGAATTACAACCGGCAGATCCAGGTAGAACTCGCACCGGAAACCGAAAACATCACAAAAACATCGGGTTTGGAAATCGTTCCCCAATTCTGGTTTAATGAAAATTACAATTACAGGCTGTCTTTGGTACCGGGAATTTTAGCGTTTCTGATTACTTTGATTTCCGGCTATTTGACAGCGCTAAACATCGTTCAGGAAAAAGAAAACGGAACCATCGAACAGATTAATGTATCGCCGGTTACGAAAACAGATTTTATCATGGGGAAACTCATCCCTTTTTGGTTACTGGCGATGCTGGCCTTTACTATCGGACTTTTGGTGACCATCTTGGTGTACGGAATTCAAATGCAGGGAAGTTTTCTGCTGCTCTATGGATTTGTTGCGGTTTATCTCATCGCCATTTTAGGACTGGGACTTTTGGTTTCTGTTTACAGTGAAACCCAGCAGCAAGCCATGTTTGTCGTCTTTTTCTTTATGATGATTTTCGTTTTGATGAGCGGACTATTTACACCTGTAGAAAGCATGACCGACTGGGCAAAATATATCGCCTACGCCAATCCGGTAACTTACGGTGTAGACGCTATCCGGTTGATTATACTCAAAAACAGCAGCTTCAAAGATTTACTGCCTCATTTTGGGTTTATCACCGGATTGGCAATCGTTGTCATTTCGTGGGCGGTATTGCGGTATAGAAAAACGAATTAG
- the mazG gene encoding nucleoside triphosphate pyrophosphohydrolase: MNSRAEQLASFDRLLDIMNDLREKCPWDQKQTLQTLRHLTLEEVYELSDALLQEDLPEIKKELGDVLLHLVFYAKIGSEKGSFDIADVINSLNEKLIFRHPHIYGNLEVKDEEEVKQNWEKLKLKEGNKSVLSGVTKGTPSLIKAYRIQDKVKGIGFEFANAEDAWKKVDEELAEFHAETDLDKKESELGDVFFSLINYARILGINPDSALERTNNKFIGRFQKMENLALAKNISLSDLSLEQMDELWEEAKLFE; this comes from the coding sequence ATGAATTCCAGAGCAGAACAATTAGCCTCTTTCGACCGCTTACTCGATATCATGAATGATCTGCGCGAAAAATGTCCGTGGGATCAAAAACAGACTTTGCAGACCCTTCGGCACTTGACTTTGGAAGAAGTTTATGAACTTTCTGATGCTTTGCTGCAAGAGGACTTACCGGAGATCAAAAAGGAGTTGGGAGATGTTCTGCTCCATTTGGTTTTTTATGCAAAAATCGGATCTGAGAAAGGAAGTTTTGATATCGCTGATGTGATTAATTCTTTAAATGAAAAACTTATTTTCCGCCATCCCCATATTTATGGTAATTTGGAGGTGAAAGATGAAGAAGAAGTTAAACAAAACTGGGAAAAACTGAAACTGAAAGAAGGCAACAAATCCGTACTTTCTGGCGTGACGAAAGGAACTCCGAGTTTGATAAAAGCGTACCGGATTCAGGATAAAGTAAAAGGAATCGGTTTTGAGTTTGCCAACGCCGAAGATGCCTGGAAAAAAGTAGATGAGGAACTCGCGGAATTCCACGCTGAAACCGATTTGGACAAAAAAGAATCGGAGTTGGGCGATGTTTTTTTCTCGCTCATTAATTATGCCAGAATTTTAGGGATCAATCCTGATTCGGCTTTGGAAAGAACCAATAATAAGTTCATCGGCAGATTTCAGAAAATGGAGAATCTGGCACTCGCAAAAAATATCAGTTTATCAGATTTAAGTCTGGAGCAAATGGATGAACTTTGGGAAGAAGCTAAACTATTTGAATAA
- a CDS encoding FUSC family protein, with product MRFQHQLNDHVKSLVEIKKTERLWHFPFLAGICVGVCLFIGWYFQKPAYGNLASIGALVILYFTQAPLAKRMIHLCVCAFGFTLSFALGSVLSFNPYVSAAALGLIAFLAHLISTYFDIPPPGNFFFIMIGAVAISLPFEFESIPVRVGLVSMGAMLSVCLAFFYSVFIAKKAEAPKARRVLKKKRYTGIVESLILAVAMFSALLTANILEMKSAYWIPVSALAIMQGKDLLHTRQRNLHRIIGTFIGMGVTWIILILEPKGLALVLIIAGLQFVIELIVVRNYGLAVIFITPLTIFLAENSSGAMINVNELMGARILDTVIGSLIGLAAGWFLHHHTLIATIEKKIRGTKMKLNRN from the coding sequence ATGAGATTTCAACATCAATTAAATGACCACGTAAAATCGCTCGTGGAAATCAAAAAAACAGAGCGACTTTGGCATTTTCCTTTTTTAGCGGGAATCTGTGTTGGTGTTTGCCTTTTTATTGGGTGGTATTTTCAGAAACCTGCATACGGAAATCTTGCGAGCATCGGTGCCTTGGTAATTCTTTACTTTACGCAAGCGCCCCTCGCTAAAAGAATGATTCATCTGTGTGTTTGTGCCTTCGGTTTTACGCTTTCGTTTGCGTTGGGATCGGTCTTGAGTTTTAATCCCTACGTAAGTGCTGCTGCGCTTGGACTGATCGCTTTTCTTGCTCATTTAATATCAACCTATTTTGATATTCCGCCGCCGGGAAATTTCTTTTTCATTATGATTGGTGCAGTGGCCATTTCCCTTCCTTTTGAGTTCGAATCGATTCCTGTGAGAGTGGGTTTGGTTTCGATGGGTGCAATGCTTTCTGTATGTTTGGCATTTTTCTATTCGGTTTTCATTGCGAAAAAAGCAGAAGCACCAAAAGCGAGAAGAGTTCTGAAAAAGAAACGCTATACGGGTATTGTCGAAAGTCTTATTCTTGCCGTCGCGATGTTTTCAGCACTTTTAACCGCCAATATTTTAGAAATGAAAAGCGCTTATTGGATTCCCGTTTCCGCCTTGGCAATTATGCAGGGCAAAGATTTACTACACACACGACAGCGCAATTTGCACCGCATCATCGGGACATTTATTGGCATGGGAGTTACCTGGATCATTTTGATTTTAGAACCAAAAGGTTTGGCATTGGTTTTAATTATTGCAGGTTTGCAGTTTGTGATCGAACTCATCGTGGTCCGCAATTACGGTTTGGCAGTTATTTTCATTACGCCTTTAACCATTTTTCTCGCTGAAAATTCTTCGGGAGCGATGATTAATGTTAATGAATTAATGGGAGCAAGGATTTTAGATACGGTCATCGGAAGTTTAATCGGACTTGCTGCTGGATGGTTTTTGCATCACCACACTTTAATCGCCACTATAGAAAAGAAGATCCGCGGAACAAAAATGAAGTTGAACAGGAATTGA